Below is a genomic region from Anabas testudineus chromosome 13, fAnaTes1.2, whole genome shotgun sequence.
GGGGCGTATAAGTTCTGACTACTAAACAAAAAGTTGTTTTCATGgcacatgttgtgttttaaatgtgtggtGAAACTGGACTATTATATATTAGCTATTTTAAAAGTTACTGGTTGTTCATTTGGAACGATCCAAAGTAGGAAACGGTGCGGTGTTTACATTGGAGGCATGCTGGGTAGTGTAGTGTTAAACATGGCCACTGTCCCCAAATTTTGTTTATATAGTTTTTAACCTTATATTCTGAAATAACATGTATATATCTATTAAGTTGCATCTATATGTTACATAAGCATGCAGGCACACAGTGTACATTAAACCTACTGTTTATACCTGTATATTGTTATTCATGACATTACCTTTTCAATTATCTATTACCTAACCATAcacttttttctctcatcttgtTTGTACATAATAGTTATATGTTTATGTTCTGTTGCTTTTGTCCATCTTCTTGTTTGTCTATGTATCTTCCTGAACACTGTTCCTGTACTGTGTGTAATAATCCTGTGTGCATCAACATACTTGACCAAAAAGGGTGATTCTATTCTAATTCATGTGTAATGGGAAACAAATTCCATTAACAAAGaacacatcattttattgtGCACCATCTTTTTTTCAGCTGCCATCCCATCTGAAATGTATATGAACTAGCAAAGGGATTcataacataaatacaacatGGCATCATGATGAAACTAAATGGGtagatactgtaaaaaaaatccactgatgttATTGCTGTAAgttctatttttaatttattgtttccCATGTCCAAGTGGCATTTTTTTACTCTAGAGTCACAATTACAGCCAATGAAGCATCTATGTTTCCTCAGTAAGTTagacatgaatgaatgaaaaagaaagataaactAATATTTATCTTAGATAAAGTAATATTTATCTTTCTATATCCatctatataatataaaatatgttaacTTTAAAGCCACCATTGCCTTTAACTGTAAATATGTGTATATGGTCAGCTGTTATGATAAGCATGCAAGATCAACCATAGAAATTTACTATGAATATCATAGCAATCACTTTTTACAACAAATTGCTCAAACCTTGAGCTAATGATCACACCTAAATCAATAGTGCAGAGTCCACCCAACATTATGGGCCTGGGACCTGGGGCCTGTGTAAAGCAGGGTCGTTATCAGTTGTACATATGGCAGTAGTTTGTGCACTTTTTCCACATACAGACCCAGAAGGAGTGCCATGCCATGTAACAAACTATTCATTTTAATCACTTTTTGGTAGGAACAGGAAAGTGCATCAGTTGCCTGTTGACTTCTCTCAGCTGAGCATCTAGCGTCTCTGTGGTAAGTGTTAGTTCTGCTAGCTGAGTCTGTAGGCTTGTTAAAGTCTCATTCAACTCCTCTTCTTTGCGGCGCGAATTAGCAGCCTGTCTGCTGTACTCCAGCACCATACATCCACCACCAACTAGAAAGATGACTGCCTCTCCAAGCAACTCTGCACCCAGCTCTGCAGCTGCATCCTCATTCAACGGCTTAATGGTGGCACCGCGAAAGCCCATGATTCTCATCTTTGTTCGCATCTCAATCCAGTGGTAAACTGTGAGGACAAAGAGTAAACAATAAACGAGCACATTATAGTTAGGTTTTCAATGTAATATTTGGGTCTCATATTTGCGCAAATATATCAGATGATCAGAGCACAACTTCCAGTTCACAAGTTTTAAATATGTCAGAATGTATTCATGGTCTAAAGTGCATTGTGAACATAAATGTGCTGTAGAATTACTAAAACAAATTTGTAGTTACCtaataacacaataaatctCTCAAGTTTGTTTGCCAGACTTAAATAACACATAAGAAGAAGAACATAATGTCATGTGTTTCTGAGGCCAAGCCTTAAATAACCACAACCATTCGGTTATTTAAGTTAACTGCATTTGGGATACATTGGCATGCTAATTATTAATATCTATCATTTGGTGGTATTCATTAACAACCAAGAGGTCCAGTCAAACTAGGTTCCGAATAATATGCCAAGAAAACATGGCATAGGATGAGCCTGGCATTTCGTcaatgttttctaaaatgcaaaaacagcaCAGTTACTAGCTctcattaaatatattatatttaatcatATTCTTTGAGGACGCTGGGATAAAACACTCAGACAGAAAACTGCCTTTTCCACATTGTGGAGCAAATGTTTCACACAGCCTGTTCAATGACAGGCAAGTCCCGCCCTCGTTGAGCTTTCAAGGCCGCCATTGGTCGAGCAGAAATTCCAATTAAACCGATTGGTTGAGCGATCTTGTCCAACGCAATGTCATTGGTCGCTGTAACCTTCTCGCTCTACCCCTGGTTTGGATGTCTGACACTGAAAACTAGCGGTCATTAGCAGCCGTTAGCTCGGTTACTCACGCTGTGCCGGCGGCAGGCAGACATAATTCTTAAAGAACTCGCTTCTCCGGGCTCCTGCTTTTATCCGGTTCGCTACAGGCTTGCTCATTTGCCTCACTCCTAAGTAGAGGAGCTTGGCGATAGGGAAAGCACCAACAACCATCTTGGCGGAAACGCTGTCACCAGTGTGTGGGGCGGAGCACGTAGTGTACGCGATGACGTTATAGATTGACGGAATCACGCACACGTCCGCCCACATGTGGAAATCAAAGCTCaatgattcattttttaataacatcaaCTTTTAGAAAGGTGAAGATTGATGCTTCATTGGAAAAAATCCACAATCACTGACGCCCTGATACTTTTGATTGTCTGTCTTACATGTAAAATTACTATTGTGATTGTGTAAAACAATATTGGTTAACTATGATATTCATATGCTGAAGCGTGTCGTGAAAACACGATTCAACATGTGTTCAAAAGCCAGTTGCAGCTCGCAAATACAAAGCTAACAATCGTTTTATATGCAAattcaagaagaaaaaatgttACCAGTAAACAATTACACACATCAGTGTAATCGCGATAGGATAATTCACCTGCGCCAGCTGTGGCTTAAACACCTGGCTCGGGTTACAGCAGATGAGAAAGCCAAAGGGGGCTGGACCGAGCCAAAATAACTCAACTCAGTACGTAGCTATGACTAAATGTCTGGAGCTACTGCcacaagagagaaacagacgGAGGAGCCCGACTTGAAGAAGATCAACTAGTAACAGGACTCCTCTCtagaaaaaaaggaacaaagggTTTTTATATGAGGTAAGGAACTTTTTAATTCGTCCCGTAACACATGCTGCGCACCTCTGAGTAGGAAATGCGCTGTGAGGTGGAGGCTGAtgataaataactttttattagGCCTGCACCACGATCCGCGTCGATGTGGGAGCATGTTCGTAGCTCCAGTTAAAGCTCAGGAGAACCTCGTATATTTCTGGATAGTTCTCTTCGTGCTCTTCTCGTTCATTCTGAGGGGTCTTTCATGAAAGGAGGAGCTTGTTCTCAAACTAATGAAAGTCAGATGTTACAATCCGTGCCTGGCATCGTAGTCTGCAGCCACACAGGAAAACTGAGGCGCACTGGCCTCCAGCTGCTGGACACTGATACACTGATGTGCAGCCTGTACAGCACCCTTCACTAATAACTACACAGTTAATAGTTATTTAATAGTGTTTTATGGTCTTTTATGATTGTAGATAAATGGTATTAAAGCTGTATAGGCTATATTAAGGGTGGCAGTTGTTTACAGCAAATCCACCATGACTTGTGGGATGTTGTGATtccaaaaagaaactgaaatgtgtcaGCTATTTT
It encodes:
- the opa3 gene encoding optic atrophy 3 protein homolog, which gives rise to MVVGAFPIAKLLYLGVRQMSKPVANRIKAGARRSEFFKNYVCLPPAQLYHWIEMRTKMRIMGFRGATIKPLNEDAAAELGAELLGEAVIFLVGGGCMVLEYSRQAANSRRKEEELNETLTSLQTQLAELTLTTETLDAQLREVNRQLMHFPVPTKK